In Labilibaculum sp. DW002, one DNA window encodes the following:
- a CDS encoding DNA topoisomerase IV subunit B, with protein MTAKYSEDSIRTLDWKEHIRKRPGMYIGKLGDGSSHDDGIYILIKEVIDNSIDEFAMGIGKSIHVDITDRTVCIRDYGRGIPLGKVIDVTSKMNTGAKYDSAVFKKSVGLNGVGIKAVNALSNEFVVESFREGEVKKATFSRGELVNDDEIQPSEEKNGVRITFHPDQEMFSNYRFISEYIETMLKNYVYLNAGLSIYFNGKKFLSKNGLLDLLHENMSSKSLYEVIHLKGEDIELAMTHGHQYGEEYYSFVNGQHTTQGGTHLAAFREAVVKAIRDFYKKDFDISDIRTSIIAAISIKVQEPVFESQTKTKLGSKDIGPDGPSVRNFIMDFVTSNLDNYLHKNPEVADAIHRKILESEKERKAISGIKKIAKERAKKANLHNKKLRDCRVHFNSTHENKSETSIFITEGDSASGSITKSRSVNTQAVFSLKGKPLNTYGLTKKIVYENEEFNLLQAALNIEDGLEGLRYNNVIIATDADVDGMHIRLLLITFFLQFFPDVVRSGHLYILQTPLFRVRNKKTTKYCYSDEEKDRAMKRLGANAEITRFKGLGEISPDEFKYFIGKDIRLDPVLMKKEESVSDMLSFYMGKNTPNRQEFIIENLHVERDEV; from the coding sequence ATGACAGCTAAATATTCAGAAGATTCAATTAGAACACTTGATTGGAAAGAACATATTCGCAAACGTCCTGGTATGTATATCGGTAAGTTGGGTGATGGTTCTTCTCATGACGATGGTATATATATCCTGATTAAGGAGGTTATCGATAACTCTATCGATGAATTTGCTATGGGGATTGGAAAATCAATTCATGTTGATATTACTGATCGTACGGTTTGTATTCGAGATTATGGTCGTGGTATTCCTTTAGGAAAAGTAATCGATGTAACTTCGAAAATGAATACGGGTGCTAAATATGACTCTGCAGTATTTAAGAAATCTGTAGGATTGAATGGTGTTGGTATTAAGGCTGTAAATGCACTCTCAAATGAATTTGTTGTAGAATCGTTCCGCGAAGGAGAAGTAAAGAAAGCTACTTTTTCAAGAGGAGAGTTGGTGAACGATGATGAAATTCAGCCAAGTGAAGAAAAAAATGGCGTTAGAATTACTTTTCATCCCGATCAGGAGATGTTCTCGAATTATCGCTTTATAAGCGAGTATATTGAGACAATGCTTAAGAACTACGTTTATTTGAACGCAGGCCTTTCAATCTATTTTAATGGTAAGAAATTCTTATCTAAAAATGGACTTCTTGATTTGTTGCATGAGAATATGAGTAGCAAAAGCCTTTATGAGGTTATTCATCTTAAGGGTGAAGATATCGAATTGGCTATGACCCATGGACATCAATATGGTGAAGAATATTATTCGTTTGTTAACGGACAACACACAACTCAAGGGGGTACGCACTTGGCAGCATTTCGAGAGGCAGTTGTAAAAGCCATTCGCGATTTTTATAAGAAGGATTTTGATATTTCTGATATCAGAACATCCATAATTGCGGCTATCAGCATAAAAGTTCAAGAACCGGTTTTCGAATCTCAGACTAAAACCAAATTGGGATCTAAGGACATTGGCCCTGATGGTCCATCTGTTCGAAACTTTATAATGGATTTTGTGACATCTAATCTAGATAACTATTTACACAAGAATCCAGAAGTAGCAGATGCCATTCATAGAAAAATTCTAGAATCGGAGAAGGAGCGAAAAGCGATATCTGGTATTAAGAAAATAGCCAAAGAAAGAGCTAAAAAAGCGAATCTGCATAATAAGAAATTACGTGATTGTCGGGTTCATTTTAATTCGACTCACGAGAATAAATCTGAAACAAGTATCTTCATTACCGAGGGTGACTCGGCGAGTGGGTCGATTACAAAATCACGATCAGTAAATACACAAGCTGTTTTTAGTTTAAAGGGTAAGCCTTTGAATACATATGGTCTGACAAAGAAAATTGTATACGAAAATGAAGAGTTTAATCTTCTGCAAGCCGCTCTCAATATTGAGGATGGTCTTGAGGGTTTGCGCTACAATAATGTGATTATCGCAACGGATGCCGATGTCGATGGTATGCACATTCGATTGTTGTTGATTACTTTCTTTCTTCAGTTTTTTCCAGATGTTGTGAGAAGTGGTCATTTGTACATTCTTCAAACACCTTTGTTTCGAGTTCGTAACAAGAAAACAACGAAATATTGTTATTCTGACGAAGAAAAAGATAGAGCAATGAAACGTTTGGGAGCTAATGCTGAGATTACCCGATTTAAGGGTTTGGGTGAGATCTCTCCTGACGAGTTTAAATATTTTATTGGGAAGGATATTCGTTTAGATCCTGTTTTAATGAAAAAGGAAGAATCAGTATCCGATATGCTTTCATTTTATATGGGAAAAAATACGCCCAATAGGCAGGAGTTTATTATTGAAAATTTGCATGTTGAGCGAGATGAGGTGTAA
- the obgE gene encoding GTPase ObgE: MAGSNFVDYVKIFCRSGAGGQGSAHLHRDKLTMKGGPDGGDGGRGGHIIIRANAQLWTLIHLRFSRHVFAKDGGSGGQSRSTGYEGADEIIEVPLGTVARDAETGEVIFDVTEDGESKVLVKGGRGGLGNWNFRSSTNQTPRYAQQGEERVERAVILELKVLADVGLVGFPSVGKSTLLSVVSAAKPKIADYPFTTLVPNLGIVGYRDNRSFVMADIPGIIEGAHEGRGLGLRFLRHIERNSVLLFMVAADSNDIHNEYKILLNELKQFNPELLDKKRLLAITKSDMLDEELKDEIELDLPEIPRVFISSVAQKGLMELKDMIWRAINS; this comes from the coding sequence ATGGCAGGATCTAATTTTGTAGATTACGTTAAAATATTTTGTCGCTCCGGAGCAGGAGGACAAGGATCAGCTCACCTTCATCGTGATAAGTTAACCATGAAAGGTGGACCTGATGGTGGTGACGGTGGTCGTGGTGGTCATATTATCATTAGAGCTAATGCACAACTTTGGACGCTAATTCATTTACGTTTTAGCCGACATGTTTTTGCTAAAGATGGAGGTTCTGGAGGACAGAGTAGAAGTACAGGTTACGAAGGCGCTGATGAAATTATCGAAGTGCCATTGGGAACTGTTGCTCGTGATGCTGAAACAGGTGAAGTGATTTTTGATGTGACTGAAGATGGTGAGAGCAAAGTTCTTGTTAAAGGTGGTCGTGGAGGTCTTGGAAACTGGAATTTCCGTTCTTCAACAAATCAAACACCTCGATATGCACAGCAAGGTGAGGAGCGTGTTGAACGTGCCGTTATTCTCGAACTTAAAGTTTTGGCCGATGTTGGTTTAGTAGGATTCCCAAGTGTTGGAAAATCGACTTTACTTTCTGTAGTTTCTGCTGCCAAGCCAAAAATTGCCGATTATCCATTTACAACTTTAGTTCCAAACTTGGGTATTGTAGGTTATCGAGATAATCGTTCATTCGTAATGGCAGATATTCCTGGAATTATCGAAGGAGCACACGAGGGGCGTGGTTTGGGTTTACGTTTCTTACGTCATATCGAGCGAAATTCAGTTCTGTTGTTTATGGTTGCTGCTGATAGTAACGATATTCACAACGAATACAAGATTCTTCTAAATGAACTGAAACAATTCAATCCAGAACTTTTAGATAAAAAACGTTTATTAGCTATAACGAAGTCTGATATGTTGGATGAGGAGTTGAAAGACGAAATTGAGTTAGATTTGCCAGAAATTCCACGTGTGTTTATTTCTTCCGTAGCCCAAAAGGGACTTATGGAGCTAAAGGATATGATTTGGAGAGCTATTAACAGCTAA
- a CDS encoding adenylate kinase, with the protein MVNIIMFGPPGSGKGTQSKLLQDKFNIIHLSTGDVCREEIKLATPEGLEAKRLIDGGNFFPDKLAYRIVEKFLDSNNTAKGFVYDGMPRHEGQIEVFDEMLSKRNGVVDLVIELKVEEEILIQRLLKRGESSGRPDDSGREVIIKRLRIYDDVTAPIAKRYKERGVYHSIDAIGSLNNVLDRISLLLEEYLAVEMIPVEVQR; encoded by the coding sequence ATGGTGAACATCATCATGTTTGGACCTCCGGGATCAGGAAAAGGTACTCAGTCTAAATTATTACAAGATAAATTCAATATCATTCACCTTTCAACGGGAGATGTTTGTAGAGAAGAAATAAAATTAGCAACACCAGAAGGTCTAGAAGCTAAAAGGTTAATAGATGGAGGGAACTTTTTCCCGGATAAATTAGCTTATAGAATTGTAGAAAAATTTTTGGATTCTAACAATACAGCAAAGGGTTTTGTGTATGATGGAATGCCTCGTCACGAAGGCCAAATTGAGGTTTTCGATGAAATGCTTTCCAAGCGAAATGGTGTTGTTGATTTAGTGATTGAATTAAAAGTTGAAGAAGAAATTCTGATTCAACGCTTATTAAAAAGAGGTGAGTCATCGGGACGACCTGATGATAGTGGAAGAGAAGTTATTATTAAACGTCTTAGAATTTATGACGATGTAACAGCTCCAATTGCAAAACGATATAAAGAGAGAGGTGTTTACCACTCAATCGATGCAATAGGATCATTAAATAATGTACTTGATAGAATCAGTCTTTTGCTGGAAGAATATTTGGCAGTAGAAATGATTCCAGTTGAGGTACAGAGATAA
- the hpt gene encoding hypoxanthine phosphoribosyltransferase has product MKTVKILDREFKVSIPAEKIDNAIAEMAEKMNKDLAGKNPMFICILNGSFMFASDLMKLITVENAEITFMRLASYEGMGTTGKVKKLMGFTEDLKDRTVVILEDIIDTGITMENTLAQIEEYKAKEILVATMLFKPDALKRDVKIDYVGIDIPNDFIVGRGLDYDGVGRNLPDVYTVIDK; this is encoded by the coding sequence ATGAAGACTGTAAAAATTCTTGATAGAGAGTTTAAGGTATCTATCCCGGCTGAGAAGATTGATAATGCTATTGCTGAAATGGCTGAGAAGATGAACAAGGATCTTGCTGGAAAAAATCCAATGTTCATTTGTATTCTTAATGGATCATTCATGTTTGCATCTGACCTGATGAAACTGATAACTGTTGAAAATGCTGAGATTACCTTTATGCGTTTGGCTTCATATGAAGGAATGGGTACAACTGGTAAGGTGAAGAAACTGATGGGTTTTACTGAAGACCTTAAAGATCGTACTGTTGTTATTCTTGAAGATATCATTGACACTGGGATTACAATGGAAAATACTTTGGCTCAAATTGAAGAATATAAGGCTAAAGAAATTTTAGTTGCAACCATGTTGTTCAAACCTGATGCACTTAAGCGTGATGTTAAGATAGACTATGTAGGTATTGATATTCCAAACGATTTTATTGTTGGTCGTGGTTTAGATTATGATGGTGTCGGTAGAAATTTGCCGGATGTTTATACTGTAATTGATAAATAA